In the genome of Drosophila kikkawai strain 14028-0561.14 chromosome 2R, DkikHiC1v2, whole genome shotgun sequence, the window GCATATTATTCATTATATTATCTTTGGCTCTACGCTTTCCCATTTCATCAACTCTTTGACCTGAATCTAAGTATTAACCCACTCCAAATGAACTCTCCCCCTCTTCGTTTTGTGTCTCCCTTGTTTGTCGCCCCACCACCCAAGCCAACATCTACTCAATCTCATCTCTCTGCTCTGATCCgatctgctctgctctgcccCCTTCTTGTACTCCATATGCCAACGCCATTTTAGAGTAGTCATCAAGAGACATTTGCGGTAATGTATGCGTCttgccaaaaaccaaaacgaacCATGTGTAGTATAGCCCCTGTATATGATGGTTGCGTATGCGGCGTATGCCTTTATGTTTTCGTCGTTGagctgattttattttgttgcgGAATGTAGCCACAATTTctttgtacatatgtatattatttcaagACTGGAGATAAAGATCTGCCCGAGAAAAGCTCGAAAAGCCCCATTCCGCATCCCGTAATCCCGTTCCCAACTAATTGCAGAACTTCTCCGTGAACACAAACAAGTACATAAGGGTAAGGATTGTGACCCAGGGTCAGAGTGAGTCGTCCATCGAGGTAACCAATGGAGTGAAGATGCTGGAAGTGGGTAATTCCAGCGGTGGTCCAGAGGTAAACTCCAGATGACCACCGACCGTGACAAGCTTTAGGAGATCGTCCAGTGTTTAGAGTTGAGATTCCCGCTTTTGTTTGCATGGCTTTGCTTTCTCCTTTTGCATGTTTCTGTAGACTAAAATGTAATCTAAGCACCGCTTGTGATGTCATCCACCGTGTCCTTGTCTGTTTGTGTGTAGATCGCTTTGtgtatgtttgtttgttgctaACCCGTAACCTATATTTCATGTAATGCAATTGTTCTCACACACATTCCTCCCAtctccacacacacagggcGAGCTGGAGCAACAGCTGCTGCAGGCGAATCCCATTCTGGAGGCCTTCGGCAACGCCAAGACCGTCAAGAACGACAACTCGTCGCGTTTCGTAAGTGCTGAATCGAAGTGGCTCCAAACAGGAGGAGAGAATGCATCACTCATTAATCGCATTGCAGGGCAAGTTCATCCGGATCAACTTTGATGCCTCCGGCTTCATCTCGGGGGCCAACATTGAGACCTATCTGCTGGAGAAGTCGCGTGCCATTCGTCAAGCGAAGGACGAACGAACATTCCATATTTTCTACCAACTGCTGGCGGGCGCCTCGCCGGAGCAGCGCGAAAAGTTCATACTCGATGACGTCAAGTCGTATGCATTCCTGTCCAACGGCAGCTTGCCCGTGCCCGGCGTGGACGACTATGCCGAGTTCCAGGCCACGGTCAAGTCGATGAACATCATGGGCATGACATCCGAGGACTTCAACTCGATATTCCGCATCGTGAGCGCCGTCCTCCTGTTCGGCAGCATGAAGTTCCGACAGGAGCGCAACAACGACCAGGCCACGCTCCCAGACAACACGGTGGCCCAGAAGATCGCCCACCTGCTCGGCCTCAGTGTGACGGACATGACGCGAGCCTTCCTGACGCCACGCATCAAGGTGGGCCGCGACTTTGTCACCAAGGCCCAGACCAAGGAGCAGGTGGAGTTTGCCGTGGAGGCCATTGCCAAGGCGTGCTACGAGCGCATGTTCAAGTGGCTGGTGAACCGCATCAACCGCTCCCTGGACCGCACCAAGCGGCAGGGCGCCTCCTTCATCGGCATCCTCGATATGGCCGGTTTCGAGATCTTCGAGCTCAACTCGTTCGAGCAGCTGTGCATCAACTACACCAACgagaagctgcagcagctctTCAACCACACCATGTTCATCCTGGAGCAGGAGGAGTACCAGCGCGAGGGCATCGAGTGGAAGTTCATCGACTTCGGGCTGGACCTGCAGCCCACAATCGACCTGATCGACAAACCCGGCGGCATCATGGCCCTGCTGGACGAGGAGTGCTGGTTCCCCAAGGCCACCGACAAGACGTTCGTCGACAAGCTCGTCTCGGCCCACTCCATGCACCCCAAGTTCATGAAGACGGACTTCCGCGGCGTGGCGGACTTCGCCATCGTCCACTATGCCGGCCGCGTGGACTACTCGGCCGCCAAGTGGCTGATGAAGAACATGGACCCGCTGAACGAGAACATCGTGTCGCTGCTGCAGGGCTCGCAGGATCCGTTCGTGGTGAACATCTGGAAGGATGCGGAGATCGTTGGCATGGCACAGCAGGCCCTGACCGACACCCAGTTCGGGGCCCGCACGCGCAAGGGCATGTTCCGCACCGTGTCGCATCTGTACAAGGAGCAGCTGGCCAAGCTGATGGACACGCTGCGCAACACGAACCCCAACTTTGTGCGCTGTATCATACCGAACCACGAGAAGCGCGCCGGCAAGATCGATGCCCCCCTGGTGCTCGACCAGTTGCGTTGCAACGGCGTCCTCGAGGGCATCCGCATCTGCCGCCAGGGCTTCCCCAATCGCATACCCTTCCAGGAGTTCCGCCAGCGTTACGAACTGCTCACGCCCAACGTCATTCCCAAGGGCTTCATGGACGGCAAGAAGGCCTGCGAGAAGATGATCCAGGCGCTGGAGCTCGACTCGAACCTTTATCGAGTGGGCCAGTCGAAGATCTTCTTCCGCGCCGGCGTCCTCGCCCACCTGGAGGAGGAGCGTGACTTCAAGATCTCCGACCTGATTGTCAACTTCCAGGCCTTCTGCCGTGGCTTCCTGGCCCGCCGCAACTACCAGAAGCGGCTGCAGCAGCTCAACGCCATCCGGATCATCCAGCGCAACTGCGCCGCCTATCTCAAGCTCCGCAACTGGCAGTGGTGGCGTCTCTACACGAAGGTCAAGCCCCTGCTGGAGGTGACCAAGCAGGAGGAGAAGCTTGTCCAAAAGGAGGACGAGCTGAAGCAGGTGCGCGAGAAGCTGGACACGCTGGCGAAGAACACACAGGAGTACGAGCGCAAGTATCAGCAGGCTCTAGTGGAGAAGACCACGCTGGCGGAGCAGCTGCAGGCCGAGATCGAGCTGTGCGCCGAGGCTGAGGAGTCGCGTTCGCGTCTGATGGCTCGcaagcaggagctggaggacaTGATGCAGGAGCTGGAGACCCGCatcgaagaggaggaggagcgcgTTCTGGCCCTTGGCGGCGAGAAAAAGAAGCTCGAGCTGCATATCCAGGATctggaggagcagctggaggaggaggaggccgcTCGCCAGAAGCTGCAGCTGGAGAAGGTGCAGCTCGACGCCAAGATTAAGAAGCACGAGGAAGACCATGCCATCACCGACGATCAGAACCAGAAGCTGCTCAAGGAGAAGAAGCTGCTGGAGGAGCGCGCCAACGATCTCTCCCAGACGCtggccgaggaggaggagaaggccAAGCACCTGGCCAAGCTCAAGGCCAAGCACGAGGCCACCATTGCAGAGCTGGAGGAGCGCATGCACAAGGATCAGCAGGTGCGACAGGAGTCCGATCGCACCAAGCGGAAGATTGAGACCGAGGTCGCCGACCTCAAAGAACAGCTCAACGAGCGTCGCGTCCAGGTGGAGGAGATGCAGGCCCAGCTGGCCAAGCGCGAGGAGGAGCTCACCCAGACCCTGATGCGGATAGACGAGGAGTCGGCCACCAAGGCCACTGCCCAGAAGGCGCAGCGCGAGCTTGAGTCGCAGCTGGCCGAAATACAGGAGGATCTCGAGGCCGAGAAGCTGGCCCGTGCCAAGGCCGAAAAGGTGCGTCGCGACCTCAGCGAGGAGCTCGAGGCGCTGAAGAACGAGTTGCTGGACTCCCTGGACACCACAGCCGGTAGGTTTTCGAGTCTCTCCCAGTGGAatcacaaataataattttctcaaatataACAGCCCAGCAGGAGCTGCGTTCTAAGCGCGAGCAAGAGCTGGCCACCCTGAAGAAGTCGCTGGAGGAGGAGACGGTCAACCACGAGGGCGTCTTGGCCGACATGCGGCACAAGCACTCCCAGGAGCTGAACAGCATCAATGACCAGCTGGAGAACCTGCGCAAGGCTAAGGCTGGTCTCGAGAAGGCCAAGGGCACCCTGGAGGCGGAGAATGCAGACCTGGCTACCGAGCTGCGTAGCGTTAATAGCTCGCGGCAGGAGAACGATCGCCGGCGGAAGCAGGCCGAGTCTCAGATAGCCGAGTTGCAGGTAAGACCGCATTACACATCCCAGTGACACAATTCCTTCACCAATTCTGTCCACTTAATCCTCAGGTTAAGCTGGCCGAGATCGAACGCGCCCGCTCGGAGCTGCAGGAGAAGTGCACAAAGCTGCAGCAGGAGGCAGAGAACATCACCAATCAGCTGGAGGAAGCGGAACTAAAGGCCTCCGCTGCCGTCAAATCGGCCAGCAACATGGAGTCGCAGCTCACTGAGGCTCAGCAGTTGCTGGAGGAGGAGACGCGCCAGAAGCTGGGCCTCAGCTCCAAGCTGCGTCAGATCGAGTCCGAAAAGGAGGCGTTGCAGGAACAGCtcgaggaggatgaggaggccAAGCGGAACTTTGAACGCAAACTGGCCGAGGTCACCGCCCAAATGCAGGAGATCAAGAAGAAGGCCGAGGAGGACGCCGATCTGgccaaggagctggaggagggcAAGAAGCGGCTCAACAAGGACATCGAGGCCCTGGAGCGGCAGGTCAAGGAGCTCATCGCCCAGAACGACCGGCTGGACAAGAGCAAAAAGAAGATTCAGTCGGAGCTGGAGGACGCCACCATCGAGCTGGAAGCGCAGCGCACGAAGGTGCTCGAGCTGGAGAAGAAGCAGAAGAACTTCGACAAAATCCTCGCCGAGGAGAAAGCCATATCAGAGCAGATCGCCCAGGAGCGCGACACTGCCGAGCGGGAGGCGCGCGAGAAGGAGACCAAGGTGCTGTCGGTGTCCCGCGAGCTGGACGAGGCCTTTGACAAGATCGAGGACCTCGAGAACAAGCGGAAGCAGCTCCAGAACGAGCTCGACGACCTGGCCAACACGCAGGGCACCGCCGACAAGAACGTCCACGAGCTGGAGAAGGCGAAGCGGGCGCTGGAGTCGCAGCTGGCGGAGTTGAAAGCACAAAACGAGGAGCTCGAGGACGATCTGCAGCTGACGGAGGATGCCAAGCTGCGCCTGGAGGTCAACATGCAGGCCCTGCGCTCCCAGTTCGACCGCGATCTGCAGGCCAAGGAGGAGGGCGCCGAGGAGAAGCGCCGCGGCCTGGTCAAGCAGCTGCGCGATCTCGAGGCCGAGCTTGACGAGGAGCGAAAGCAGCGCACCGCCGCTGTGGCGGCTAAGAAGAAGCTGGAGGGCGATTTGAAGGAGATCGAAACCACCATGGAGATGCATAACAAGGTGAAGGACGATGCCCTGAAGCACGCCaagaagctgcagctgcaggtcAAGGATGCGCTGCGCGATGCCGAGGAGGCCAAGGCGGCCAAGGAGGAGCTGCAGGCGCTGAGCAAGGAGGCCGAACGCAAGGTCAAGGCCCTGGAGGCGGAAGTATTGCAGCTGACCGAGGATCTGGCCAGCTCGGAGAGGGCTCGCCGCGCCGCCGAAACGGAACGCGACGAACTGGCAGAGGAGATCGCCAACAATGCCAACAAGGGATCCCTGATGATCGACGAGAAGCGCCGCCTGGAGACCCGCATTGCCACTctcgaggaggagctggaggaggagcagtcCAACTCGGAGGTGCTGTTGGACCGCAGCCGCAAGGCGCAGCTGCAGATCGAGCAGCTGACCACCGAACTGGCCAACGAGAAGTCCAACTCGCAGAAGAACGAGAACGGTCGCGCCCTTCTTGAGCGCCAGAACAAGGAGCTGAAGGCCAAGCTGGCCGAGATCGAGACGGCGCAGCGCACAAAGGTGAAGGCCACCATTGCCACGCTCGAGGCCAAGATTGCCAACctggaggagcagctggagaACGAGGGCAAGGagcggctgctgcagcagAAGGCCAACCGTAAGATGGACAAAAAGATCAAGGAGCTGACAATGAACATCGAGGACGAGAGGCGCCACGTCGACCAGCACAAGGAGCAAATGGATAAGGTGAGCCGTGAAAAATCTGGCTCCTggcaaaatttatatattacttaaattttttttcgttcttACAGCTGAATAGCCGCATCAAGCTACTCAAGCGCAATCTGGACGAGaccgaggaggagctgcagaaGGAGAAGACGCAGAAGCGCAAGTACCAGCGGGAGTGCGAGGACATGATTGAATCGCAGGAGGCCATGAACCGTGAGATTAACTCACTCAAAACGAAATTACGGTGAGTGAAGCCCCTTGTCAGGCAATGCATTCGTTAGAGCTGGACCTGGATGGGGGTGGGGGGAGTCTTCTCCTTGGGCCTTTTTTCTGGGTTgcattttgattattttgttttgaaatttgtCTTTGGTTCAAGCTCCATACAAGTGGCCGAGACTGAAAAGGCCAAGGCCTACTCGCCCAAAAAGGATGCCGCACTCATTATGAATTGTGAGGGTCTGCATTAGGTTTCCTTTCGCTTCGATTCGCTTCGTTTTCTTCTCGTAGGCTGTAAGTGCTGCCGCAGAGTCCGCAGAATCCGCAGAATCCAGTGAATGTCAACCGAACCCTTCCATCGTCTTTTCTCTGCATGTTAGGACAGACAGAACACCACACCAAACCAATCCAAAATGTGCGATTTAATGCCGCTCCTTCAACTTCCCTCCAAAATAGATCATAGAACGTTTTCCtatctgtttttattttatctgtTGCCCCTGCACTCTGCACGTTCACCCAGAAGTCCAGGCCAATACATGTACTAATCCTCCGTCTCGATCTTTCCCTTCCCAGACGCACCGGCGGTATGGGCCTCAGCTCCAGCCGGCTCACGGGCACACCTTCATCAAAGCgcaccggcggcggcggcggcggtggagaCGACAGCTCATCGGTGCAGGATGAATCCCTAGATGGAGAGGACTCTGGCAATTGACGCGTTAATTATTAGGTGAAGCAGAAGCGAAATTGGAAGAGAATAAGGAAGTGAAGAAGGCGGAGGAAGGTGAAGATGATGAGCGAAATAAACGATTATCTTtaatgtttcttttatataatttctctgttattttttatataaactatTATACatacttaaattaaaacgtaaacaaacaaaaccaacatTTTTATAACGAAAAAACGtaaacatacaaaaaaaaaaaacaatgttgTAAAACACTCCCACTTTATACAAAACCATAAACACATAAGATACTTTCCCCATCCCTCGAATGGCTGCAGTTTTGTGGGCAGCCAACGAAAATAAACGTAAAATTATACAACACAAACCAACCAAGAAACGTATTAACTTTGAGCTCCTCCTCCGAATCCGAAGTCCATATAACAAACAGTCCAATGACTCAATGCTTGCAGAGAGCCAGCAAGAGCCTCAAAAGGACACTCATTGCCACATCAATTAATTACCTAACATAGAACACATAGAGTACTACTCGATGCAATATGTAATTCATGCATTtaacaactaaaaaaaacgGTTTTCAAACAGAAATCGAGATCTGAACAGACCAGAAAATCAAATGTTGAACACGCAGCTAATATACgaatttcgtttttgtttagaactaaacaataaaatatttgctaCATGAACTGGATTTTTCTTTGGGTAGTTCAAAGCAATTAGGTAGTGGTTCGTCTTTTATATAccattcatttttttttaatgaggTTTATAAATCTACTCAAAGATTATAGAAGGCTCCGCTACAAGTCATAAACAGtttattgaacattttgtttttacaacATATATACAGCTGATAACTACAGACTAAAGGTAACTGGCGACTCTTTGTAGACTAAAGCTTACTCTTATTCGGTAAGAACTATTCTAGGATAAGCGCAGACAAATTCGAAAATCTCATCAAGttgaaaaaacaacaactttcCCCCGTACCCGCCCCTAACTAAATAACTAATGGCACTGTTCGATCACACGGATGGATGGCTAGCTACACCGACACCGGCATGTTGACGTGCTGCACCACGACGATTCCGCTGTTCAACGCCTCCAGCTCGGCGGATGACTTACTCTCCTGGAGCTGCTCCTCACGCCGGCTGTTCAGGAAGTAGACCCCGGCGATGATAAGGCTGAACGATGTCACCGATATGAGAAGGGTGCCGTACTTGAGAGCGAGCTGTATGGCGTCCAGGCCATAGGTGGTCATGAAGAGTGTGTGAAGCACATCTTCACCGAAGTCACCCGCGGTGATCTCGATCCAGATCAGCGGAAGTATGGTGGCATTAGCTATGCGCTCGGCCTTATCTGGAATAGATAGGATCGTGAGTAAAGGGGAAAGGATGTCCTCTAAGCCCTACTTACTTTCCAGTAATGGCGTCTTGTCAAGCATGATGTTGATCTGGACGCGTGAGGCTCCGCCGATGGGAAAGCCAAAGCGCGGATGGATATCGGCGTACGTCTGGTGCAGTTCCGCCACGGGTTTAATTCCATCAAAGAGATCGTAGTACGTCTTATTGCCGGTGAAAAAGTGCGGAAATGAGGGAAAGATGGGCGAGTCCCCGTAGCACTTGGTGGCGTTGATCACCCCGCTCTCGAAGCACATCTCCGTGTTCTTGCAGTAGCACGCGTTCGCTGGATTAAATTCGGGTTTGGCAAACACATTCATGGGCGTCTTGTAGCGAATCGCATCAATGTTGTTCAAGATGGTAACCTCCTTCTCGAAATGGAGCGGCACTTTCCGGCACAGGACCTGAAGGAACACATTTATGATGCTTCGATTCTGTAGCAGGTTCGGCGAGAACATTGAGGGCTCTGAGCCGTCAATGCGATTGCACTCGTCGCCATCCCAGTAGTCCAGCTGCGGCATCCCATTGAACTGGGTGATAATGCTGAATTTCCTGATGTCGTCCTCGCCTGTGTTTAGCTGCACCGAATCCACGCTGGTTCCGTTGCGCTAAGGAAAGATACCTATTAGAAAGCCGGGCAATGAACGCTTCAGAGGCTGGCACTTACGTTCATCAGGAGGCCAAAGCGCCTCTTCCCCATGCCCAGACTCTTCAGCTTGATGATCTTGTCCTCGTAACCCCAGAGAAAATCGGAGGCCGTTAGATTTTTGAAGAGCGGCTCCTTGTACTGTTTGATGAAGAAGCCGGCGAGTAATCGATCGCCGTACGCCATGCGTTTTACGTGTCCAGCTGCTGAGATAAGTGGCACATTTGGAACCATCAGCACCTCGTCCTCCCCAACAGACGACTTTTCCGGCAGAAACTTGTACGATTTGCGATCCTGAAATGGAATCACATGGTTGAGCCCAGGCAACACTCGTGAATGTCGGCATGATCCTTACCCTGAAGGTGACCGTAAAGTTATTGTTGAAGGAAACTTCATCTTTGACAGTGTGTTCTTGGTAAGTGAGCGGACCCACGTCCACGACTTTTATCTTGTCCGCCCGCCCCGCCAAGTAGTCATCGATATTGGGATAATGGAATATGTGCGCCTTCAGTAAGGTGTCGAATTTGGGGTCTGGGTTGAGCCAGTCTCTGGCCGTTTCCGAATTCTCGGCCAGAATCAGATTCTGTGGGTTAGTTCGATTTAGCTGGAAAGTAGTATTAAAGACTGCATAGTAGCATTTCTCACCTCCAGCATTGTGTTGTTGTAGAACTCGGTGAACCACATCACGAAGAATCCAGTGACGCCGATCACGAACAGCAGAAACATTACGCCCAGCACTGGGGGAAACGAAGGACGCGGATTAATCGAGCTGCCCGGCTTATCAACGGCGCTCTACTCACTTATCAGGGTTCCAATATCCTTGGACGTTGGCTCGTGGCTCTGCGCCTGATTTCGCAGTCCCAAGGCCTCCAGTATCATCTGCGGCACCGGCTTTGGCTTCGCGGCCCCATTCGCCATGGCGTAGCCCCCGAAGGTTCCCGTGCCCACCCTGTTCAGCTGGGAGTTGAGTGTGTTGGATTTGGACCTGATGGCGGCCACTGTGAGATCGCAGTCTTGGTGAGCAACCTCAGGGTTGCTGGTGGCTGCACGTGGCATTGTGGGTGTATCTGGGGCAGAGCTGAAAGTATTGTAAATGGAAGAGTTCTTATCGGGGGCTTATGTAAATCCCAATATTACGCCACAGCCTCCACGATATGTGCTTATTCCCTCCCATAAGCTATCTGTAGAAAGGCAAACACGTGGCGCCTCAAAGGGATAGCTTTGGCAGTAGATTACTAGCTTATCAGGCTGATTCTGGGACTTAAACTCGGGTTCAATGAACACATAGGcacaactacaacaactaGATTGTATCACTATTTTAGAGTCTCTGCGACGTACCTATAACACCTCTAGGAGCAATAGTATTTGTTGGATTTAATTGGTGCTAGGATCGATTATAATTAGTCAGTGGTTCGTTGTTCTCGATTCTCGGAGCAATCTTCCGCGGCTCGAGGATTCTTAACCATGCGATTACAGATGTTTTCACAAACTAATCGGTGCTTATATTCCCAGAGCCTTCGCATGCTGCTCGGCGATCGCTGCTTCTGCCCGTGCTGAAATCAAAGTTCAGCTCTATATACTCTCGTTCTTATCAGCAGCTTCTAGgaacacatatgtatattcgtGGTCCCAGTAGTATGTGCTAGGCAttaattcataaattaatCGAGACAACAAGTATCAGGGTGTGCTATTAAGTGTATGTGCATAGAGTTGAGCTTTGGCAACCATGGGGTAAGTTCTGATTTGCCAACTTTGAAAGCGGGTCGGTCAACGGCTCTGATAAGGCGCAACCTGAGCGTAGTAATTTTCCAATATTAACGATCGTTCTTGGGCTATACATGAATGTGACACGAACGCTAGGAGGGGGTTCTATTGATTATAATGTGACTACAATCTAATAGATAGTTGGTGGAACTGATGAGCTTTGGGAGGTAACCCGATGCAATTATTTGTCcctgtataaatttattaaactaaTGGTAAACATTTTGTATAATCCTCTTGAAATTCAAACAGATTGTAGGAGCTGGGACTTAACCCACTATTGGTAGATATAATAGTTTCGAATTTAACTACTTAGCTTATGAGGATTTGTGGCCAACCTGGTAGTGATTACCTTATGAACTAATCTGACCAAGAACTATGTTTTCTTTCCTACATATGCATAACATTACCAAACCTTTAGCATTAACTTATTTAGCCTAGTCTGTTTCCGGACACCTAAAGTCAAGTCTGATGGGAACTAGGGAAAAAATTCCGCTATCACCAAATACCACTGCACTTGACACCAACACTTACCGCCTGGAAGACTCCAATGGCAAGGTGCTAGACTTGTCGAGACGAAGGTTCCCGGTTTCCACCGCAGCCGCCCCCCTTTTCATCCGCTCGCCGGAATCAGTTGCAGAAAAGTGCCATTGACTGATAACGTGATGCGGGTGTGTGAGAGAGGCCCCGAGAGCGAAGAGCGGAGATCGGCGGCATGCACTTGTCGTGAGCTTTGCGGTACAGCtgtttggtgtttttttttttgaggtgGTGGGCAAACGTGCTCGCAACGAAATGGAAACGAAACCCCACTCACAGACACACGGGCACTAGTGGAGAGTGCACCCACACTCccagacacacacacctcTTATCTGGCGCTCTCTCGCTGTTTTGCTGCTTTGCTTTGCACTTTCGACGACTGCCAAACATTTGGCGTCTTAATTAACAATTTCGTCGTGTTTACGCTGTGTGCACAGCACAAAAAACACTGCTGAGCTGGCTGATGAATATTATTACTCCCCCTCCTCCCCCGCAGAGTGGTGATGATTCTCCTCCTAGTGGATGCTGCGAGTGGATGCAGCGgctgtatccgtatctgtatctatgcTGCGACTGCGACCGACTTGTTTTGTATCCGTGCCTCGCTTCTTCTCGTTTTCTTTCTCTCCACTTCTCCACACTTGGGGCTCTGTTCTTTTTGTTGCTCTGTGTGCCTTTGTTCGCCTGCTTCTTTGTTTTGTCGCCGTTCTCTTTTGTCAGCTCGatcgttgttattgttttttgttgttgttgttgttttttcttctcttgCTTCGATTAACTGGAGCTGCAgctggagttggagctggTTTTCCAGTGTTGTTTTCTCCCCCCCCCTTCCAGTCGAGGCTTAGTTTTCCCAGCTGAACAGCGACAATTAAATCCGGAGTATTTACGGGTAATTTGCGAGGAATTCGGTCGGTTATCGCTGTTCTATATAGCCACCGCTTGATCCACTTGCCCGCGGATTTTGATTAAGGTTTGATTGCACCTCGAAGCACTCGGTCCCGACCCACGCACTATCTACTGCTCCGATTAGATCTTCGCGGGGATTTGGGGCTTCCACTGGAGCACTGGTTCTCCGCTAGACTGGAATGGTGCGTACTGCCCACCAAACAAGTTATTACTACGACGCTCGGAATCAGTTCGCCCTGgcagtcagcagcagcagctggggcAGCAGCGCGACGCAGTCGCTCCTCTTTCCTCATTCCTCGCAGTCGCCGTCGACGTTGCCCCAGCGTCGCAGTCGGCGTCTCTGCCACTGGCACGGGCAGCAAGTGATAAGAGCGGGCGGTCAGCTACGATTGCTGATTACCGCTGCTGGACGAGCGACTGGCGGCGACAGCGCTGCCGGGAATCGGGATCTCTTGTTTACTACGTAGCAGCTTTGGCTTTTGTGCGTGCGCCGCGAGACAAAGTGCAAATTTAATCGTAGCGAACACACAAAGAACCCACTGATGGCGACCACTCTCGGCGGAGACGAGAGATGGCAGAACCAGATGGATGCAGCCTCCCAGCTGTTTCGTTCCGCTCCAGCCTCGTCATTATAGCCGGGCTAGGAGATGGAGCGGAAGAGAGAGCCTCAAACTGGATCGCGAACTGGCTTATTGTTTCCCCAGAGAACCACACTGTGAGAATAATAAGGAGAGAGTTTTTGACACTTATTAataatcttaaataatatattttgtttttgttttgaagaTCTATTAAGTAAATGTAGAAAAGGAAGAGCCCATGATCGTTGAGGGTTTCTATTTTATTGTAtcattaataataaatctatTCTGATTACCATCAGTATAATCTTGTCTAAGCCATGTTCCTTAATCGATTTTGTTGGATCTGATAGGGTATATAAACCTCAGCTTGCCAGAGGCAGCTAACAGcttctcattttttttaatttttaacaagtCCACAGTCCAACCGAAGAAGCGCTCGAGCAGTTAGTAAACGTTTTAATAGCAGTATTACCTAGTGCCACGATCTCCTCTATAGTACTTTTATCGCCTACTCCACAGCTCTGGGTCTATTCATAGGTGTGTGCGCACGCTTTGCTCAAGGGAATTGAAAAAACAGTTTAATTAGCACTTGAGCACTTAAGACGTTCTGGAACCCTTGACTTGGAGAATTGCATATTGTTTGCTCGAGCGGTTAACAAAGGCGGCGGGAAGTGCAGACGGAGCTCATCGGGATAGGTGCTCCCATCTCTCCCACTCTCAGTGCTCATTTCTCTGTTTCAATTTCGCAACTCTTGGATATATTTAGATTGGCTTATCATCGGGCTCTCGGACTGTCGGGACCGACTCCCGGCACGATCGCTGTGCGCGGCTAGAAGAACCCCCACCGAAGCCGAGTTATTGAACCCCACGGCCAGGCCACGATTGTGTGCCCAGGCATTTATCAGCTTAGTCAAGAGTTTACAACTCATCTGCCGTTCCCCGGCCGCACCGGAATCCG includes:
- the LOC108072313 gene encoding lysosome membrane protein 2 isoform X1 produces the protein MKRGAAAVETGNLRLDKSSTLPLESSRRSAPDTPTMPRAATSNPEVAHQDCDLTVAAIRSKSNTLNSQLNRVGTGTFGGYAMANGAAKPKPVPQMILEALGLRNQAQSHEPTSKDIGTLIMLGVMFLLFVIGVTGFFVMWFTEFYNNTMLENLILAENSETARDWLNPDPKFDTLLKAHIFHYPNIDDYLAGRADKIKVVDVGPLTYQEHTVKDEVSFNNNFTVTFRDRKSYKFLPEKSSVGEDEVLMVPNVPLISAAGHVKRMAYGDRLLAGFFIKQYKEPLFKNLTASDFLWGYEDKIIKLKSLGMGKRRFGLLMNRNGTSVDSVQLNTGEDDIRKFSIITQFNGMPQLDYWDGDECNRIDGSEPSMFSPNLLQNRSIINVFLQVLCRKVPLHFEKEVTILNNIDAIRYKTPMNVFAKPEFNPANACYCKNTEMCFESGVINATKCYGDSPIFPSFPHFFTGNKTYYDLFDGIKPVAELHQTYADIHPRFGFPIGGASRVQINIMLDKTPLLENKAERIANATILPLIWIEITAGDFGEDVLHTLFMTTYGLDAIQLALKYGTLLISVTSFSLIIAGVYFLNSRREEQLQESKSSAELEALNSGIVVVQHVNMPVSV
- the LOC108072313 gene encoding lysosome membrane protein 2 isoform X2; protein product: MPRAATSNPEVAHQDCDLTVAAIRSKSNTLNSQLNRVGTGTFGGYAMANGAAKPKPVPQMILEALGLRNQAQSHEPTSKDIGTLIMLGVMFLLFVIGVTGFFVMWFTEFYNNTMLENLILAENSETARDWLNPDPKFDTLLKAHIFHYPNIDDYLAGRADKIKVVDVGPLTYQEHTVKDEVSFNNNFTVTFRDRKSYKFLPEKSSVGEDEVLMVPNVPLISAAGHVKRMAYGDRLLAGFFIKQYKEPLFKNLTASDFLWGYEDKIIKLKSLGMGKRRFGLLMNRNGTSVDSVQLNTGEDDIRKFSIITQFNGMPQLDYWDGDECNRIDGSEPSMFSPNLLQNRSIINVFLQVLCRKVPLHFEKEVTILNNIDAIRYKTPMNVFAKPEFNPANACYCKNTEMCFESGVINATKCYGDSPIFPSFPHFFTGNKTYYDLFDGIKPVAELHQTYADIHPRFGFPIGGASRVQINIMLDKTPLLENKAERIANATILPLIWIEITAGDFGEDVLHTLFMTTYGLDAIQLALKYGTLLISVTSFSLIIAGVYFLNSRREEQLQESKSSAELEALNSGIVVVQHVNMPVSV